The Lentzea guizhouensis genome contains a region encoding:
- a CDS encoding AfsR/SARP family transcriptional regulator — translation MVSGPQFRLLGPMEVRLGDSAVVLRAGKHRALLAALLLRPNRVVPVTELVEHVWGDAPPARTRGTLQTYVMRLRAALGDPSLIQTAADGYRMRVDPLAVDVHRFADAAVRGRTAAASEDLVTARKAFAEALELWRGPVLSDVPSETLYSEHAPRLTELLMTVHEQRIDVELALGNHADLVPELFGLTRDHPLRERFWAQLMLALYRSSRQAEALEAFRQLDRTLDEQLGIDPSAELRSLHQAILVGAPELAAPVTEREPERAPTSPLQLPTDISDFTGRAWHVERITALVTGSQGNAVPIVTLAGPPGVGKTTLAVHVAHVLRDRFPDGQLYVDLRGYALGPPADGVDVLSRFLRALGVPPDEIPPDADEQSTMLRSLLSGRRMLLVLDNASAPDQVRALLPGTATCPVIVTSRDDLRGLIAMNGARTVPVDVFTPAESVALLAKLLGPGSHEELAARCGHLPLALRVAAAYLAGRDDVTISGSPIELAYAALPPAPQRLFRLLSLVPGPDFTAEAASALADVDADGLLTVLAIAKLVVSPAPGRYRFHDELMHYAASLRAELDTPAEQQVAWTALLNHYTRGVERCAELLYPGILRLPSTASGPAPRIATSADALAWLDAERPNLTAAIRHAAQHGPAPMAWQLADALRGYLWIGQHVGEWLATAHHGLQAAQASGHRPAEAAMHANLGTLYLRLSEYALAVEHHNRAAELYRALGDKDAEAGVLNNLSLVYRRSGQLGAAKEALVRCLEMLRSEDSLSNGLYNLGQLAVELGEIDGAVEHFTQALALAPNADSHTYLGMALRLQGRFDEARSHLTRALEIGNVPAGEAETLENLAALELAQGNADAALSLASRALALVADGGDQQVAASVRVTLGEVQRALAELDGAVELLDQALTTARRIGYASGEVRALIGLAGVWRELGREADARAAAEEAVRRSTELGLHALESRARTLS, via the coding sequence ATGGTTTCGGGTCCGCAGTTCCGGCTGCTCGGCCCGATGGAGGTGCGCCTGGGCGACTCGGCGGTGGTGCTGAGGGCGGGCAAGCACCGGGCGTTGCTGGCGGCGTTGCTGCTGCGGCCCAACCGCGTGGTGCCCGTGACGGAACTCGTCGAGCACGTGTGGGGTGACGCGCCGCCTGCGCGCACTCGTGGCACGTTGCAGACGTATGTGATGCGGTTGCGTGCGGCGCTGGGTGACCCGTCGCTGATCCAGACCGCCGCTGACGGTTACCGGATGCGTGTCGACCCGTTGGCCGTGGACGTACATAGGTTCGCTGACGCGGCCGTGCGCGGGAGGACGGCGGCGGCGTCGGAAGACCTGGTCACGGCGCGGAAAGCGTTTGCTGAGGCGTTGGAGCTGTGGCGCGGGCCGGTGCTGTCGGACGTGCCGTCGGAGACGTTGTACTCCGAGCACGCGCCGCGGCTGACCGAGCTGCTGATGACCGTGCACGAGCAGCGGATCGACGTGGAGCTCGCGCTGGGCAACCACGCGGACCTGGTGCCGGAGCTCTTCGGGCTGACGCGGGACCACCCGTTGCGGGAGCGGTTCTGGGCGCAGCTGATGCTCGCGCTGTACCGCAGCAGCAGGCAGGCGGAGGCGCTGGAGGCGTTCCGGCAGCTGGACCGGACGCTGGACGAGCAGCTCGGGATCGACCCGTCGGCCGAGCTGCGGTCGTTGCACCAGGCGATCCTGGTCGGAGCTCCCGAGCTCGCGGCGCCGGTGACCGAGCGGGAACCGGAACGCGCGCCGACCTCACCTTTGCAACTGCCAACCGACATATCGGATTTCACCGGGCGGGCGTGGCACGTCGAGCGGATCACGGCGCTGGTCACGGGGTCGCAGGGCAACGCGGTGCCGATCGTGACGCTGGCGGGGCCGCCGGGGGTGGGCAAGACGACGCTGGCCGTGCACGTGGCGCACGTGCTGCGCGACCGGTTCCCGGACGGGCAGCTGTACGTCGACCTGCGCGGGTACGCGTTGGGGCCGCCGGCGGACGGGGTGGACGTGCTGTCGCGGTTCCTGCGGGCGCTGGGGGTGCCGCCGGACGAGATCCCGCCCGACGCGGACGAGCAGAGCACGATGCTGCGGTCGTTGCTGTCGGGGCGGCGGATGCTGCTGGTGCTCGACAACGCCTCCGCGCCGGACCAGGTGCGGGCGCTGCTGCCGGGGACGGCGACGTGCCCGGTGATCGTGACCTCGCGGGACGACCTGCGCGGGTTGATCGCGATGAACGGCGCGCGGACCGTGCCGGTGGACGTGTTCACGCCGGCGGAGTCGGTGGCGTTGCTGGCGAAGCTGCTGGGGCCGGGGTCGCACGAGGAGCTGGCCGCGCGGTGCGGGCACCTGCCGCTGGCGCTGCGGGTGGCGGCGGCGTACCTGGCCGGGCGGGACGACGTGACGATCTCGGGCTCGCCGATCGAGCTCGCCTACGCCGCGCTGCCGCCGGCGCCGCAGCGGTTGTTCCGGCTGCTGTCGCTGGTACCGGGCCCGGACTTCACCGCGGAGGCCGCCTCGGCGCTCGCCGACGTGGACGCCGATGGCCTGCTGACGGTGCTGGCGATCGCGAAGCTGGTGGTCTCGCCGGCTCCGGGGCGCTACCGGTTCCACGACGAGCTGATGCACTACGCGGCGTCGTTGCGCGCCGAGCTGGACACGCCCGCCGAGCAGCAGGTGGCGTGGACGGCGTTGCTGAACCACTACACGCGCGGCGTCGAACGCTGCGCCGAGCTGCTCTACCCCGGCATCCTGCGCCTGCCGTCGACGGCGTCCGGCCCGGCGCCGCGGATCGCGACCTCGGCCGACGCGCTGGCCTGGCTCGACGCCGAACGCCCGAACCTGACCGCCGCCATCCGGCACGCCGCCCAGCACGGCCCGGCACCGATGGCCTGGCAGCTGGCCGACGCCCTGCGCGGCTACCTGTGGATCGGCCAGCACGTCGGCGAGTGGCTCGCGACCGCCCACCACGGCCTGCAGGCCGCCCAGGCTTCGGGGCACCGTCCGGCCGAGGCGGCGATGCACGCCAACCTCGGCACCCTCTACCTGCGCCTGAGCGAGTACGCACTGGCCGTGGAGCACCACAACCGCGCCGCCGAGCTCTACCGCGCGCTGGGTGACAAGGACGCCGAGGCGGGCGTGCTGAACAACCTCAGCCTCGTCTACCGCCGCTCCGGCCAGCTCGGTGCCGCCAAGGAGGCCCTGGTGCGCTGCCTGGAGATGCTGCGCTCGGAGGACAGCCTCAGCAACGGCCTGTACAACCTCGGCCAGCTCGCCGTGGAGCTCGGCGAGATCGACGGCGCCGTCGAGCACTTCACCCAGGCACTGGCGCTCGCCCCCAACGCCGACAGCCACACCTACCTCGGCATGGCGCTGCGCCTGCAGGGTCGTTTCGACGAGGCCCGTTCTCACCTCACGCGTGCGCTGGAGATCGGCAACGTCCCCGCGGGCGAGGCCGAGACCCTGGAGAACCTCGCCGCCCTGGAGCTCGCGCAGGGCAACGCCGACGCCGCCCTCTCCCTGGCCTCGCGCGCGTTGGCGTTGGTCGCCGACGGTGGTGACCAGCAGGTGGCGGCCTCGGTCCGGGTCACGCTCGGCGAGGTCCAGCGGGCGCTGGCGGAGCTCGACGGGGCGGTCGAGCTCCTCGACCAGGCACTCACCACGGCCCGGCGGATCGGGTACGCGTCCGGGGAGGTGCGGGCGTTGATCGGGCTCGCGGGGGTGTGGCGGGAGCTCGGACGTGAGGCGG